In Gemmatimonadaceae bacterium, the genomic stretch GAATCGTCTTGATGGCGCGCAACTTCGCGTCTTGACTCACTGGCGCCCTCGGTCGCCATCAAACCCGTCCTGGCCGGAACCGCCCGGCTATTTCTGCCATACGCCGAATCCCTTCTTGCGGAGCCGGCGCGCCAGCTCAGACTCCATCTTGACGGCATCGTCGAAGGGCATGGGGTTGAATCGCGCGTAGAAACGCGGCCGCAACCGCACCCCATACACCCGCACGATGCGCGATGCCTGGATCCCGGCTTTGTGTCGGCGGAAGCGCTCCTCCGGGGACAATCCCGTGAGACCAACATAGAGGCAAGGTTTGTCCGAGCGTGCGGCCGGATTGGCTTCGGCAAAGCGGGCCAAACTCCACACCGCACGATCAAGCTCGACGACGTACACGTTGTGGGTCACGGGCTGTCCGGCCAGGTGGAAGTCGTCCTGGATGACGTTCTTGCTGCAACGGCGCCGCTCTCGATGATCGGGCGCGATGAACCGGCACCGTTGCGCATTCTAACGGGAACCTGATGTCGTCCGTTCGCGGTCACCGGCCAGACGCGGTGTCCCACGAATCGGCCCTGCTCGCACACGCGCCGGAAACCTGGATCCGGCAACAGGGAGTGGAGCAGCGCTCGGCCGCCCAGCATCGCAGAAGCGAACCAATCCACCTTGGTGGGCAATCCAAACGGCCCAGCCCGGCGTAGCAGCTCGTCCTCCGCCCGCTTGCCCACTCCGCCCGGCTCGGTGCAGCGTGTTGCGGTACCCGCCGTGGCACTCGGCGCCTGCTGGCCCGCCGGGCCCCTCACAAACGTCATGCGCCTCGCCCTCGCCACCCTGTCCATTCTCGTCCTCCTCGGCTACGGCGGCGCCTCGGCGTACCTGGTGCTCAACGAGCGGGAACTCGTATTCCATCCCGCCGAACGGGCTGTTCACGCACCGCCGGCGGAGTTCGCGCTGCGCGAACGTCGCGTCAGCTACCCCTCGGTCGACGGCACTCGGCTCCAGGCCTGGGTCATGCCTGGCGCGCTCCCGGACTCGGTTGGCTACTGGCTCCTCATCTGCCACGGCAACTACGGCAATATCGGCTATGGTGATCGCCCGGCCTTCTATGCCGGGGCCCGCGATCTCGGGCTCAACCTGCTCGCCTTCGACTATCGCGGGTTTGGCGAAAGTGAAGGCTCACCCGAGGAGCAGGGCCTCTACGCCGACGCCGAGGCTTCGTATCGATACCTCACCGACTCCCTGCGCGTGCCCCCGGATCGCATCGTCATTTTCGGGCATTCGCTCGGCAGCGGCGTTGCCATCGAACTGGCCACGCGCGTGCCGTCCGCGGCGCTCGTGGTGGAAGGAGCCTACACGTCGGTGGTCGACCGCGGCCAGGAGCTGTACCCATGGCTCCCGGTGCGCTACATCGCGAGCCAGCGCTTCGCCTCGATCGACAAGATCGGGAAGGTGAGCGCCCCCAAGCTCTTCCTGCACTCCCCGACCGACGACGTGATCCCCATCGACCACGGACGTCGACTCTTCGAGGCCGCGCGTGAGCCCCGCAAGTTCGTTCCGGTGATCGGGGGTCACATGGAAGCGTTCAAGCAGGACCGCGGCACCTACTACGGCGCGATCCGCGCCCTCGTCGACTCGCTCGCCTCGACGTCATACGCTGCAAAGAGTTAGTCACCCACGACCCCGTGGCGGAGCGACCCCGCGAGGCACCAGCGCCAGGAGCACAGCGGCCCCACCCGCACACGCCGCCCCCGCCGAGAAGGCCGTCGCCGACCCCCAGGTCTCCCACATCCAGCCAAACACCAGCGACGCCGGGAGCGCAGCGATACCGATCGCGAGGTGGAACCAGCCGAACGCGATGCCCCGCACTTCCGGAGCCACGAGGTCGGCCACGAGCGCCTTCTCCACGCCCTCGGTGAGCCCGTAGTACACCCCGTACGCGGCCATCAGCAACCACACCTGCGTCACCGACGTCGCGCGCGCAAACCCGAGGTAGACCAGCGCGTAGACTGCCCACCCGCCGACGATCAGCGGCCCCCGCCCGATCCGATCCGAAAGCGCGCCGCCCGGTGTGGACGTGAGGCTCTTCACGACGTGCAGGAATGCCCAGAGGAGCGGCAAGTGCTGCGGCGCCACGCCGCCCTCCTGCGCCCTCAACAGGAGGAACGCATCCGTCGAGTTGCCCATGGTGAAGAGCGCGAGCACGACCAGGTACGCGCGAAACCGCCCCGACATTGGCGCCGCCATCGGAGGGCGCGCAGCGACGAGGGGGCGCCCTGTCTCGCGAACACCCACCATGATCACGAGCACCGCCAGCGCCGCCGGAATCGCCGAGAGCAGGAAGACCTGCCGGATGGTGAGCGAGAACCCCTGCAGCAGGACGAACGCAATTAGCGGCCCGATCACGGCGCCCGCGTGGTCCGCTGCCCGGTGAAACCCGAAGGCACGGCCCCGCATCGCCGGCTCCACCGAGTCGGCGATGAGCGCGTCGCGCGGCGACGACCGGATCCCCTTCCCCACCCGGTCGCCCACCCGGATGGCCAGCACCTGCGCCGCACTCTGTGCCACGCCGGTCAACGGGCGGAGCACGGACGCCAGCGCGTACCCGGCCAGCACCATCGGCCGCCGCGAGGTCAGGCGATCCGACCAGCGTCCACTTGCCACGTTGAGCAACGCGGCCGTCATCTGTGCGCACCCCTCGATCACCCCGATGCTGATCGCGCCCGCCCCGATCACCGTGGCGAGGAACGTGGGCAACAGCGGATAGATCATCTCGCTCGACGCGTCCGTCAGGAGCGAGACCAGCGAGAGCGCGAGTACGTTGCGGCCGAGGCCACGGGTCCACGTCATGCCCACAAACGTAGGGTGGCTCTCCATTGCCGCCACACGGCGGGCGACCCCATACTGCATGATGCTCGACCTGACCGGCGTGGTGGACGGACTCATCGCTCGATTCCGCGCGGCGGTCGAGCACGAAGATCCGCGCACCATGGCCAATCAGGTGCAGCTGGCGGAGATTCCCGCGCCCACCGCGGCCGAGCAGCGGCGCGCCACCTGGGTCGCCGCAGCGCTCGCTCGGCTCGGCTACCTCACGCGCCGCGACGATGTGGGCAACGTGCTGGCCTCGGATCCGCTGGCCACTGACGCTCCTCCCGTCGTGGTGTGCGCGCATCTGGACACGGTCTTCAGCGACGACGTCCCCCATCGCATCGAGACCCACAGCGGGCGATGGATCGGCCCCGGCATCGGCGACAACGCCCGCGGACTCGCCGCCATGCTCACCATCGCGCGCGTGCTGCGAGCACACCACGTGCAGACGCGCCACCCGATCCTGTTTGCCGCAACGGTCGGCGAGGAGGGCGAAGGAGACCTCCGCGGTGCGCGACACCTCTTTTCGCACGACGCGGCCCACGCGCACGCCGCCTTTGCGATCGACGGGGCGGGCGACGATCGCATCGTGACGCACGCGATCGGCACGCGACGGTTCCGCATCACGATCAGCGGGCCGGGTGGCCACAGCTGGGCCGCGAGCCAGTCGCCCAACCCGCTGCACGCCGCCGCAGACATCACCACCTGCCTGTCGCGCCTCCAGCTTCGGAATGCGGCGCGTACGACGATTGCCGTCACGCGCTTGCACGGTGGTGAGGCGGTCAACGCGATTCCAGGAAGCGCGACGCTCGACGTGGAGATGCGTGCCCCGCAGGCAGCGATCCTCGACGCCGCCGAACGCGAACTCTCTCGGCTGATTTCGGCAGCCCTCGAGCGCGAGGCCCCACCTGCCAGTGCGTTGCACGGCACCCTCTCGGCGGTCACCGCGATCATCAGCAATC encodes the following:
- a CDS encoding alpha/beta hydrolase; this translates as MRLALATLSILVLLGYGGASAYLVLNERELVFHPAERAVHAPPAEFALRERRVSYPSVDGTRLQAWVMPGALPDSVGYWLLICHGNYGNIGYGDRPAFYAGARDLGLNLLAFDYRGFGESEGSPEEQGLYADAEASYRYLTDSLRVPPDRIVIFGHSLGSGVAIELATRVPSAALVVEGAYTSVVDRGQELYPWLPVRYIASQRFASIDKIGKVSAPKLFLHSPTDDVIPIDHGRRLFEAAREPRKFVPVIGGHMEAFKQDRGTYYGAIRALVDSLASTSYAAKS
- a CDS encoding MFS transporter translates to MTWTRGLGRNVLALSLVSLLTDASSEMIYPLLPTFLATVIGAGAISIGVIEGCAQMTAALLNVASGRWSDRLTSRRPMVLAGYALASVLRPLTGVAQSAAQVLAIRVGDRVGKGIRSSPRDALIADSVEPAMRGRAFGFHRAADHAGAVIGPLIAFVLLQGFSLTIRQVFLLSAIPAALAVLVIMVGVRETGRPLVAARPPMAAPMSGRFRAYLVVLALFTMGNSTDAFLLLRAQEGGVAPQHLPLLWAFLHVVKSLTSTPGGALSDRIGRGPLIVGGWAVYALVYLGFARATSVTQVWLLMAAYGVYYGLTEGVEKALVADLVAPEVRGIAFGWFHLAIGIAALPASLVFGWMWETWGSATAFSAGAACAGGAAVLLALVPRGVAPPRGRG
- a CDS encoding M20/M25/M40 family metallo-hydrolase, whose translation is MPTNVGWLSIAATRRATPYCMMLDLTGVVDGLIARFRAAVEHEDPRTMANQVQLAEIPAPTAAEQRRATWVAAALARLGYLTRRDDVGNVLASDPLATDAPPVVVCAHLDTVFSDDVPHRIETHSGRWIGPGIGDNARGLAAMLTIARVLRAHHVQTRHPILFAATVGEEGEGDLRGARHLFSHDAAHAHAAFAIDGAGDDRIVTHAIGTRRFRITISGPGGHSWAASQSPNPLHAAADITTCLSRLQLRNAARTTIAVTRLHGGEAVNAIPGSATLDVEMRAPQAAILDAAERELSRLISAALEREAPPASALHGTLSAVTAIISNRPTGAVAEDATPVRASVAATRAIDRFPEFGIASTDANIPLSLGIPAVALGAGGIGGDTHTTAEWFENRSGALGVTRALAAIVTTAGLA